In Paenibacillus sp. BIC5C1, a genomic segment contains:
- a CDS encoding PucR family transcriptional regulator, whose amino-acid sequence MKTTGITLKELLNIPILSKAKVISGHQGLDRVVRFVDIMEVPDLQGWLREGMLMLTTAYSIRDNPGLLGELIYTLNEAGAAALAIKPARFLKEIPEEAVAASNDCGLPIIEIPPEIPYMDITQPVMELVLDRQAALLRRSEEVYRTLMTMVLENSGIQAVGDNVAELLQAPVGVIDNAGQMIVSSPPDYNWKEAVDPLVWEINLDRRKVARLLVDKDSLDEMEQVGIEQARLVLSLELMRNKVAEDTELRLRGNFIDELLTPPLLLPHEAESRGRKLGMNPEHLWEVAVMEGGAAPDEDLLTELLGQEARKRRVAPHIEFRTNRAVLFLPTPESRDAAWMDDVQSWSDTIGLWLEDPANKLGQFRTGVGTQVPLWNMHQSYGEARNALLVSSRLSGGRTTRFEDVEVYHLLSETANEPGFAALFERKLGKLRAYDDEHSGDLLRTFFYYLESRGSLIETANRLYIHRNSVKYRLERIRDITGFDLNHPREQFVCHLCLVYYYMKQDKQEV is encoded by the coding sequence TTGAAAACGACAGGTATAACATTGAAAGAACTGTTGAATATTCCTATACTCAGCAAGGCCAAAGTCATTAGTGGGCACCAAGGATTGGATCGGGTTGTAAGGTTTGTGGATATTATGGAGGTGCCGGATCTGCAAGGATGGTTGCGAGAAGGCATGCTAATGCTGACGACAGCCTATTCGATTCGTGATAATCCCGGTTTGCTCGGAGAACTGATCTACACGCTTAATGAAGCGGGGGCGGCTGCTTTGGCAATCAAGCCTGCGCGTTTTCTCAAAGAAATCCCGGAAGAAGCCGTTGCAGCCAGTAATGACTGTGGCCTGCCCATCATTGAAATTCCTCCGGAGATACCCTACATGGATATTACGCAGCCTGTTATGGAGTTGGTGCTGGATCGGCAGGCCGCACTGCTCCGCAGATCAGAGGAAGTATATCGCACGCTGATGACGATGGTGCTTGAAAACAGCGGAATTCAGGCAGTGGGGGACAATGTGGCAGAGCTGCTTCAGGCACCTGTGGGTGTTATCGACAATGCTGGTCAGATGATTGTGTCTTCACCGCCGGATTATAACTGGAAAGAAGCTGTGGACCCACTTGTATGGGAGATAAATCTGGATAGACGGAAGGTTGCCCGACTGTTGGTGGACAAGGACTCCTTGGATGAAATGGAACAAGTCGGCATTGAGCAAGCCAGATTAGTATTATCCCTGGAATTGATGAGAAACAAGGTGGCGGAAGATACCGAATTGCGTCTTCGGGGAAATTTCATTGACGAACTGCTGACACCGCCTCTGCTGTTGCCGCATGAAGCCGAATCGAGAGGTCGCAAGCTTGGTATGAATCCAGAGCATTTATGGGAAGTAGCTGTGATGGAAGGGGGGGCTGCTCCGGATGAAGACCTTTTGACCGAATTACTTGGTCAGGAAGCCAGAAAACGGAGGGTAGCGCCTCATATTGAGTTTCGGACCAACCGGGCGGTGCTCTTTTTGCCAACACCGGAGTCTCGGGATGCGGCATGGATGGATGATGTACAATCCTGGTCTGATACCATTGGATTATGGCTCGAAGATCCAGCCAACAAGCTTGGACAATTCAGGACAGGCGTAGGCACTCAGGTTCCACTTTGGAATATGCACCAAAGCTATGGTGAGGCCAGAAATGCCCTGCTGGTATCTTCCCGTTTGTCGGGTGGGCGTACAACCCGGTTTGAGGATGTGGAGGTATATCATTTGCTTAGCGAAACGGCGAATGAACCAGGTTTTGCGGCATTGTTTGAGCGGAAGCTGGGGAAATTGCGTGCTTATGATGATGAACATAGTGGGGATTTGCTGCGAACGTTCTTTTATTATCTGGAGAGCCGGGGCAGCCTGATCGAGACAGCAAATCGCCTCTATATTCACCGGAATTCCGTGAAATACCGATTG